A stretch of DNA from Gymnodinialimonas sp. 57CJ19:
CTTTCGATGGTCGGCGACGGCCCGGTGACCGTGGGCGTGCGTCCCAATAAGGTGACGCTGTCTGATGGTGCGACCCATACCGTCGATCTGTCCGAGCGTTTGGGCGGCGTGAGTTACCACTACGTCTCTGCCCCCGATGGATCGCGGATTGTGGTGGAGGCGCACGATCAAGAGGCCCCGCCCGCAGGCACCCCAACCGGCATTTCGTTTGACGTGGCCGACGCCTATTTCTTCGATGCCAAGACTGAGTCCCGGTTGCGCTAAGGCGCGCTGACCGCAGCCTCTACCTGGGCCTGTAAATCATAGCCACGGCGGCCCGCCGCCTTGGCACATCTTCGCGCCACAAGGGCGGCTTCTTCCGGTGTCAGAACCGTTTTCCATTGGTTTTTTTCTCGGTGCGCGTCGGACGGACGCCATAGATCCTTGGGGGAATCGATCTTGGCGAAATCCATCAGGGCCGACAACGTGCCGGGCACATCGGCCAACATATCCTCGTAGCGGATTTCCATCATCCGACGCGGCGCAGATCGTGCCATGGCGTCCCATGTCAGCACCGCCTCTGACCAACAATTGATCGCGCCGTTGATATCCGGCACCGAGACCTGCCGCCCCAACTTCAGGCTGGCCACCACATTCAACGGATTGCGCACCAGATGCACAACGCGGGCACGGGGAAACTCGGCCAGGATCAGGGGCAGCCCGTAGATATTCTGGGGTGTCTTATCGAACCACCGAAACGGCTCGGCCACGCCCTTGGCTTGCGCAAAGGCACCGATATAGCGCCGTTGCAGAATTGCCTTCGTAGCGCAATTTTCCAGCAGAAGTTCAAACACCTCCTCGCTGACCCCGTCCATTTCCCGGTGTTTGCGTAGCAGCGTGTTGCTGACGTGGGGGCCCATGCCACCGGGTGACCTGAACGGGTCAGACCACCGCATGAAGTGCGTTTCCTCCGGGCAAATGAAATCCGGCACCCGCCGCAACATATCGCGCAGCCACGTGGTGCCCGACCGCATCGAACCGACGATAAACAAAGGCATCTTGTCCGACGCCCGCGGGGGAAGCGAGGCCGTCATTCAGCGGCCTCCATCAATGGAACCTTTGGGCAGAGCGCCGCGAAAAGCCGCGCGACCGAGGTTTCCTTCGGCTCCAGCGCGACGGTGGTACCATTGGCCGCCTTGTCCAAGGCCTCTCCCTGCGCTCCCAGGGCAAAGCCGACCACGGGAAGCCCGGTTTCCAACGCCTCGTGAGTGGTGAAGGAGAAAGTCTCGGGCCAGATCGCGGGAACCATCCAGCAGCACACGCCATAGCTCTCTGCAATTTCCGCGATTTCTTCGCGCCGATATGTGCCATGCAGGGTTACGTTGCGCGGCAGGGGGATAGAACTGTCCGCGTTGCCGATCACGACAAAGGTCTGCCCCGGGTTTTGTTGAGCGATTTCCCGCAGCACCCAAGCCCCTTTTTGGTGGTTGATATTGCCAAGGATACCGATGCACGACCCCGTCTTGGGGCGGGCCGGGCGCACCGGGACCGGCAGCTTGTGGGGGCGGACCTTTAGCGGCGCCTGGGGATACGCTTTCGCGAAAAGCTCGG
This window harbors:
- a CDS encoding sulfotransferase yields the protein MTASLPPRASDKMPLFIVGSMRSGTTWLRDMLRRVPDFICPEETHFMRWSDPFRSPGGMGPHVSNTLLRKHREMDGVSEEVFELLLENCATKAILQRRYIGAFAQAKGVAEPFRWFDKTPQNIYGLPLILAEFPRARVVHLVRNPLNVVASLKLGRQVSVPDINGAINCWSEAVLTWDAMARSAPRRMMEIRYEDMLADVPGTLSALMDFAKIDSPKDLWRPSDAHREKNQWKTVLTPEEAALVARRCAKAAGRRGYDLQAQVEAAVSAP